TCGCCGGGCGACATACCGCGCATCCGCGCGCGGCGGTTCGGGATCAGCCGGTCGACGAACGCGTCGAGCAGCCGGGTCTTTTCTTCCGGATCGTCGACGACGCGGGCCGCGCCGTGGACGACGACCGAGCGGTAGTTCATCGAGCAATGAAACGCGCTGCGCGCGACGACGACTCCGTCGAGGTGCGTGACGGTCGCGCAGATCGGCTCGCCCGACGCGATCGCCGAAAGGATCCCGGCTTTCGTCGAGCCGTGCAGCACGAGTTCCTCGCCGACGCGCGCGCACGCGTACGGGATCACGACCGGGAGGCCGCCGGCGAGCGCGCCGACGTGCGCGACGTACGCTTCGTCGAGGATCGCGTGGACGGTCTCTCGGTCGTAATGCGCGCGCTCGGCGAGGCGGCGGACGCGCGTGTTCGGCGTCGCTGAAACGGTGCTCACCCGGCGATCTTACGGGCTGGGCGCGGTTCCCGTCGAGGTCCGATTCGGCTGCGCGCGCGGGTGCCGCGCCTCCTCGAACGCGCGGGCGAGCCGCTCGGCGGCGGCTTCGATCGCGACCGGACCGCCGGCGGCGAAGCCGAGCACGAGCCCGCTCGGACCGCGGCCGTCGAGCGCGTAGCGCGAGAGCGCCGGCGTGACGACGCCATGCGCGGCGGCGGCGCGCGCGACCGCGACGTCGTCGCCTTCGAAGCGCGCGCAGACGTGCAGTCCGGTCGCCGCGCCCTGGACGCGCAGCGCCCCGCCGAGCCGGTGCTCCAGCGCGCCGGCCAGCGCGTCGCGCCGCTCGCGATAGCGCGCCGACGCGCGCCGCACGTGCAGCGCGAAATGTCCTTCGCCGACGAACGCGGCGAGCGCCGCGTGCAGCGGGTACGCCGGCCCGCCCGACGTCACCGCGCGCGCCGCGGCGAACGCGTCGAGCAGCGCGTCGGGAACGACGATCCAGGCGACGCGCAAGCCGGGGGCGAGCGTCTTGCTGAACGTGCCGACGTACAGCACGCGCGCGGCCTGCCCCGAGCCCGCCGCCGGGTCGAGCCCCTGCAGCGCGGGGAGCGGCGCGCCGTCGTAGCGGAACTCCGCGTCGTAGTCGTCTTCGATCACGTACGCGTTCGCTGCGCGCGCCCACGCCAGCAGCTCCAGCCGCCGCCGCAAGCCCATCACCACGCCGGTCGGATACTGGTGCGAGGGCGTGACGTACGCGAGCCGCGCGTCCTGCGGCGCGCGCGCGACGTCGAAGCCGTCCTCGTCGACGCCGACCGGAACGATTCTGCCGCCCGCCGCGGCGACGGCGTCGCGCACCGCGCCGTAGCCGGGATCTTCGACCGCGACGGGGTCGTCCGGATCGAGCAGCACGTCGGCGATCAGCGCCAGCGCCGCGCGCGTTCCTTCGGTGACGACGACGTTGCGGGCGCCGAGCGTGACGCCGCGCGTTTGGCGCAGATGCGTCGCGATCGCTTCGCGCAGCGGGCGAAATCCGAGCGCGTCGCCGTAGCCGCGCGTTTCGCTCGCGTCGAGCCAGCGGTTCGCGACCCGCCGCCACACCGCGTCGGGGAAGAGCGTCAGATCGGG
Above is a genomic segment from Candidatus Eremiobacterota bacterium containing:
- a CDS encoding pyridoxamine 5'-phosphate oxidase family protein produces the protein MSTVSATPNTRVRRLAERAHYDRETVHAILDEAYVAHVGALAGGLPVVIPYACARVGEELVLHGSTKAGILSAIASGEPICATVTHLDGVVVARSAFHCSMNYRSVVVHGAARVVDDPEEKTRLLDAFVDRLIPNRRARMRGMSPGELEATQVVALALDAVSAKIREGGPKDAPEDLHGDLWGGVIPLALVAGAPEPDETTNAGVAPPALR
- a CDS encoding PLP-dependent aminotransferase family protein, whose product is MSFFPDRASPAALHRQLASHLRDAILAGELGGGTRLHASRTLAQQLGVSRNTVTQALDQLVAEGYLETRVGAGTYVATGLTPRARGASVAAEPPRISARAQRLLPAQDADGGSEPALFRPGIPDLTLFPDAVWRRVANRWLDASETRGYGDALGFRPLREAIATHLRQTRGVTLGARNVVVTEGTRAALALIADVLLDPDDPVAVEDPGYGAVRDAVAAAGGRIVPVGVDEDGFDVARAPQDARLAYVTPSHQYPTGVVMGLRRRLELLAWARAANAYVIEDDYDAEFRYDGAPLPALQGLDPAAGSGQAARVLYVGTFSKTLAPGLRVAWIVVPDALLDAFAAARAVTSGGPAYPLHAALAAFVGEGHFALHVRRASARYRERRDALAGALEHRLGGALRVQGAATGLHVCARFEGDDVAVARAAAAHGVVTPALSRYALDGRGPSGLVLGFAAGGPVAIEAAAERLARAFEEARHPRAQPNRTSTGTAPSP